CACAAAAACCCTTCCTCCTTTCTCTCTGCCGTCTCTTCTTCCTCCTCGATCGATTTGACGGGTAAACCctagttcttcttcttttttttctttggatttAGCTACCTTTTCAATCTTTTTTCCGATAGATCTGTTAGCTGGTGCTCTTATGTTTTTGCATCTCTTTGTTCTTGATTATTATACTGGCTTAACACTATTTTTTGGCGGTTCTTATGTTGAGATTTTGCAGCAGTGTTGTTGTGATTGGTTACTTAGCATTGTATGATGATTAGTATGTGATTAAGTTTAAGTTAAATCGCTTTTTTATGGAATAAATTGGGATGTGATCTGATGATTCAGAGATTATTTTCTATGTATGAAACTATGAACTAATCATTTGTATTTGATTATGTATTATTGCTGTTGAATTTATCTAATTACTGCTATGTACAATAGCTTCTCTTATATTATTTTGATGCTTGAGCTGCTTGCTATTGATGCTTCCATCTATGGTAGCTAGTCATTTTTAGTGCTTTACTTTCTTGAAAATTTATCCATAAGATGTGAAATTGGCACctttttgtttttcagataTTCTTCTCGTGTGGGAGATTATCCAAAGATGAGCGTGGTTGGTTTTGATTTTGGTAATGAGAGCTGCATTGTTGCCGTTGCAAGGCAGAGGGGGATTGATGTTGTGCTCAATGATGAATCCAAGCGTGAAACTCCTGCAGTTGTATGCTTTGGTGACAAACAACGGTTCATTGGGACAGCTGGGGCTGCATCTACGATGATGAACCCGAAGAATTCAATCTCACAGATAAAGAGGTTAATCGGCAGACAATTTTCGGATCCTGAACTGCAACGAGATCTGAAGTCATTGCCCTTCACAGTTACTGAAGGGCCCGATGGGTTTCCATTAATCCATGCACGATACTTGGGTGAATCTAAAGCATTTACACCTACCCAAGTTATGGCAATGGTGTTGTCAAATCTTAAAGAGATCGCCGAGAAAAACCTAAATGCAGCTGTAGTTGATTGTTGCATTGGTATTCCGGTTTATTTTACTGATCTTCAAAGGAGGGCAGTCATGGATGCTGCTACTATTGCTGGTTTGCATCCACTTCGTCTGTTTCATGAAACAACAGCAACTGCTTTGGCCTATGGAATTTACAAAACAGATCTTCCTGAAAATGATACACTGAATGTTGCATTTGTTGATGTTGGGCATGCTAGCATGCAAGTCTGCATTGCTGGTTTTAAAAAAGGGCAGCTGAAAGTGTTGGCTCATTCATATGACAGGTCTTTAGGGGGTAGGGATTTTGACGAAGTTCTGTTCCATCACTTTGCTGCCAAATTTAAAGAGGAATATAAAATTGATGTTTTACAGAATGCAAGAGCTTCATTAAGGCTGAGGGCTGCATGTGAGAAGCTCAAGAAGGTACTTAGTGCAAATCCAGAAGCACCTCTGAATATCGAGTGCCTAATGGATGAGAAGGATGTCAGGGGCTTTATCAAGCGTGAGGAGTTTGAGCAACTAAGTATTCCAATTTTGGAACGTGTGAAGAGACCTTTGGAGAAGGCACTTGCAGAAGCAGGACTTACAGTTGAGAATATACACATGGTCGAGATAGTTGGTTCAGGTTCTAGAGTACCAGCCATAAATAAAATCTTAACAGACTTTTTCAAAAAGGATCCTAGAAGGACAATGAATGCTAGTGAATGTGTAGCCAGGGGATGTGCATTGCAGTGTGCAATTCTTAGTCCAACATTTAAAGTAAGAGAGTTTCAGGTAAACTTTTCTCCCACTGGGTTATTAAATTCAGAATTTGTAATGTGCTTAAATTGCCTGCTTCTGTTTAATGGCTTAGTTTAAAATGTTTGAGCGATTATGACTTTCAAGCTTTGTTTTGTTCACTTACTTTGGCTGACATTGGGTATAACGTTGCTCTTTATTTCATAATGTGAAGGTCAATGAAAGCTTTCCTTTCTCAATCTCTCTTTCGTGGAAAGGTTCTGGTCCAGATGCACAAGATAGTGGACCAGATTGTAAGCAAAGCACCATTGTTTTCCCCAAGGGAAATCCTATACCAAGTATCAAGGCTTTGACATTTTATAGGCCAGGGACCTTTACTGTTGAAGTACAATATGACGATGTCAGTGAGTTGCAAATACCTGCTAAGATCAGCACATATACTGTAAGTTAGTCTATCATGAtctctttatttattattgtattttctttttccttagCATTCATTTGACCTTTTGATATGTGCAGATTGGCCCATTTCAATCTACCAAAGTTGAAAAGGCTAAAATTAAAGTTAGAGTGCGACTGAATCTACATGGAATTGTATCTGTTGAGTCTGCAACTGTAAGTATATTTAGGCCTAGAGGATGCTTTTCTGTTTTGCCGTACATAATGTCTCTGGTGTACCATGAAACATATATGTTCATAATATGTTTTTTTTACCTGGTTTTGTTTTGTTGAGTTTAGCTCATTGAGGAGGAAGAGATTGAGATTCCAGTTTCCAAAGAATCAGCTGGAGAAGATACCAAGATGGAAACTGATGAAGCTGCTGCTGCTGAGGCTCCTGCACCTCCTAGCTCGACTGATAATGATGTTAATATGCAAGATGCCAAGGCAACAACAGATGCCAATGCAACCGCAGGTGCTGATGCCGCAGGTGAAAATGGTGTTCCGGAGGCAGGAGACAAGCCTGTTCAGATGGAGACTGATAACAAGGTATATAGACTGTCCTGAAAGTCCTATTATTATCTGATGTTAAATATCTAAGATTAACTCAATTTTTTGTCCTCTCAAAATTTGTTACATAGACTGCtaaagaattaattaaaaatccatgtctagatcaatttctttttatccaTAGTATATAATTTGATGACTCTGATTGTAATGTTGTAGGTTGAGGCTCCAAAGAAGAAAGTAAAGAAAACTACCATTCCTGTGGCAGAGGTGGTTTATGGAGCACTGGCACCTGTGGATGTCCAGAAGGCTGTAGAGAAGGAGTTTGAAATGGCTTTGCAAGATCGAGTGATGGAGGAAACAAAGGACAAGAAAAATGCTGTGGAGGCTTATGTTTATGACATGAGAAACAAGGTGagcatttattttattttccttattAACGTCGAAGTGATTGATGCTCAAGCTAATATATTGGCATGACTTCAGCTTAATGACAAATACCAAGAGTTTGTCACCGACTCGGAGAAGGAAGCTTTTACTGCTAAACTTCAGGAGGTGGAAGACTGGTTATACGAGGATGGCGAAGATGAAACCAAAGGTGTATACATTGCCAAACTCGATGAACTTAAGAAGGTAAGAAAATTCTCTCAGCCTTTTGTCGGTGTTTTTCATGCACACACAAATCAGATGGATATTTTAAGTATTGTCTTGATAGTTTCAGTTTCTGAAATCTTAATGTCGATTTATTTGTTTGCAGCAAGGAGATCCGGTTGAAGAACGATACAGAGAATACACGGAGAGGGGTGCAGTAATTGATCAACTCATCTACTGTATAAATAGTTACAGAGAAGCTGCAATGTCAAGTGATCCCAAGTTTGATCACATCGAACTTGAGGAGAAACAGAAGGTAATGGGTTTAAAACTTTTTCTGCTTGGTTTCCTTGGTTTCAACTTCCGATATTGtttctcattttctttgtttctaGGTCCTAAATGAATGTGTAGAGGCTGAGAACTGGCTTCGGGAGAAGCAGCAGCAGCAGGACATTCTTCCAAAATATGCAACCCCTGTGCTGCTGTCAGCTGAAATAAGAAAGAAAGCTGAGGCCGTTGATAGGTACTCGCCCAAATTCTTGCTAATTTACCAgatttctactttttttttgCCCCCTTCTCTGATCCTTGATCCCTTTATTGATCTTGTTTATGATTTTGATGACTGATGTTTTTTATTTGCATTGATAGGTTCTGTAAGCCAATAATGACTAAACCCAGACCGGCAAAGCCAGCAACACCAGAAGCACCAGCAACTCCCCCACCTCAGGGTGGCGAGCAGCAACCACAGGAGAATGCCAGTGCCAGTGCCAGTCCTAATCAGAATGCAGGGGACAGTGGGAACAATCAGGCCCCGCCGGAGGCCGGAGAACCAATGGAGACTGATAAATCGGAAAACACAAGCTCTGCGTAATTTTGGTTGTCAATTTTTGCTGAAATTCGTGAGGATTTCCAATAGTCTCTCTCTTCCTTTGTACAAGAATATGGATGAATTGTGCCGTGGAAAATAGGTTGCGGTGGAGTTCCACAGTGACTAGATGCTATGCAAGTTTTTACCTAATGCTATTATGGTCTTTTGAGATccggatttttttttttattttatttttaaagtctACGTTCTCTAGGGACAGATTATTTGTGTACCATCCACAAATGGAATTacaatgcttttttttttttaaattacttgATTTCATTTTCCCTGGCATTGGAATTTACTTGAATTATCACCCATTATTAGTATTGTGGATGATTTGTTTGATCAATTGGAGACCACACTCATCTCACCGAATAGTTATTGGCTGCgaattatcaaaattttcatGCGTTAGACAGGTTATTGGCTGCTAATTATCAAAAAGGTTATTGGCTgctaattatcaaaattttctgAAGTAGTTGACTCTCCTGCATACTGCTTTTTAAAATAAGCAACAGATGTAGCATGAAATTACACGTAAAATGGCATAAAACttgctttatattttggtataaTATTGTTGAAAGTTAAGCTACTAGGGATATCTCAATAATAACAGCTAAATTCAATTTCTATAAGCACATGAAATAAAACTGCGGCCCCTTTTTGCCTTGAATTAACTAACATGTTTTGTTTAGAATAACACGGTAATGGGAATGAATGATAAGGTACTGAAAATCAAGAATAACATGGCCAAATTTCATCAAACTATCACGGTGTATTCGACAGTGTTGTCAAAGAAAGAAGTGGGAATGTTAAGGAGGCTCACAGAACTATGTTAAAAGAATCATTTTTCAATTCATATagtgaaaacatgcaagatCACATGAAATGATCTATGGATTGAACTACATGATCTTGCTTCTAAATATAGGGGACAGAGAGCATTATTCCAAACATTGGTGATGAATTGAAGATAGGAATAACATGGCTGGATTGTCCAGCTATTATTCTAGTAACTGGTAACTATAATAATACATCATTGCCAGGCAAGAGCCAAGAGTATTGTCTCACAGGGAAAATTTGAACAAGGAAAAAACTGCCTCTAATCCCAAATTTCCAATTGAACAACTAGTGAATCTAGTGTCTACCTTCTATGTCACATAACAGTAGGAACCATAGTTCTTCGTTCATATGACATCACATACCATTTTCAGCAGAATCATCATTCTCGCCATCTCCCTGCTCTAGTTTCCAAATCTTACTCTGCATTCTCTCCAAAATCTGCCTTTTCTGTGTCTCCAATTCCTTATGCAAATCCATCCTCATCCTTTCCAGCTCCACCATCTGCTGCCTTTTACTATTTTCAATCTTCTCGTATATCTTACTGAACTTATGAATGGAATCAGCTAGCAATCTGAATGAACAAGCTCCATCATTgcatcttcttttcttccttttctttccaCGAGCCCCAATTGAACCGTCTTCGCTAGTAGATTCTGTAGTCTCAGGACTATTCCTCGTCTTATCTACTCCATTTGGATGGTTCAAATTAATTCTTGAGTTAATAATGGCATGCTTTTGTGATTGCATTTCACAGGAGAGACTTGTTTGCTGTGGTGGAGACATTAGCATATTCATCCTTTCGAAATAAAGCCATTTGCTACTTCCAACACCCATTGCAGGAAACTTCATGATCtcctttttgtattttttcttcaATGTATCAATACGATTTCTACACTGAGTATCCGTCCTATCAATTTTTGAAACCTTTGATACTTCGTCTGCAACTTCGTGCCATTCATCAGAGCGAAGACTCTTCCTTTCGCGTTGAAGAAACCGGTCACCCCAAGCATCAAGAAGAACAAATGTCTCATGCTCAGTCCAGTCGGTAAGTGAATTCCTACCACCTGAAGATGGTTTAGGAGCTGAGGTAGCTGCAGTTGATGGGGCTGGCACCCGAGGTGCAAGTTCATAGGCAGATACCAAACTCTTCAGCTTTTGCTTTTTTGGGTGCCACTCCAAACCATCTTCAATCTTATTGCCATGACTGTTATCGTTATCATCATTACCTTCATTATTgttatcatcattctcattgCCATCTCCATCTGTGTCACCTTCCTCATCATCATTGTTATCCTTCTGGGAAAGCCGAAAATTGTTACGAATTTTCCGGTTATCATCATTAGCTTCATCAATGTTATCATCATGATTATTGCCATCTCCATCTCCATCTGTGTCACCTTCCCCATCATCATTGTCATCAGCATCCTTTTGGGAAATTCTAAAACCATTTCTTCGATCTATATCATCATCTTCACCCTCTCCTAACTGCTCCTCATCTTCTTCATCCACATCATTATTATCTTGTAGATATTCATTTGGAACTGGCTGAGAATATGAAGAACCCCTCATGTCAAGTTCCTGATAATCATAAACTTGTATATGATTATCGCTATAATGGTTTGGGGGATACCTTGCATCATCCTCAATGTCATCCATACAGAAACAGATCACAGTTGTAACTTGAAACCAAATCTACAGAACTATAATTTCCTTAAGAAAGGGGTTCCTAAAGCTTTTACAACAAAGTTTGTTCTTTCACAGAGTAACCTATCTTATCTGGCTTCAGAAAAGCTAAGACTACCAATTCCACTTCGTAAAAACAGTATATTATATCCCAATTTCTACAGAACTCTTAAACTAGATGCAACCTTGCCCCTGATTGATTCAATTCACAACATCTTTGTTGCGAATCACATCAAACAAAGAGGAAAGCTGCAATCTTTCAACAATTCCAGATCAAAATAATGTCCTTAAAAGAACGAAATCGTGAAACTTACTTTACATAAATAATGGAATATGTGGTTGAGCTCCAATTCCACGTTCATCCGATAAACACAAACACGAACGCAGAATTAGCGAAATAATTTCTAAGAATAATAATACTGTGTTAATTCACCTAAGAAAACGAATTTTGCATAAatgaaattcataaaaaaaaaaaaaaaagtgatggAATCGAATTGATCGAAAATGGAAACACTATTTGCGAAGCAGAATAAGAAGGTTCGCAGATATATCATGCTAGTTGCTAACGTCAGCCTGGTGCGTACATTAACTTATTTTTGCACGGcccaatttttttaatactttatTGGGCCAAACACAAATTTTGGGCTTTTTTATCCATCTATTATGATCCATGAAAGCCATTATTTTTTGGTCTTATCGCCGGTGGCCTGTGAGGTAGAATCTAAactaaaactgaaaaaaaattataaattacattTTCTCAACATTTACATTTTACTTTTTATCTTGG
The Arachis stenosperma cultivar V10309 chromosome 7, arast.V10309.gnm1.PFL2, whole genome shotgun sequence genome window above contains:
- the LOC130940792 gene encoding heat shock 70 kDa protein 15-like, producing MSVVGFDFGNESCIVAVARQRGIDVVLNDESKRETPAVVCFGDKQRFIGTAGAASTMMNPKNSISQIKRLIGRQFSDPELQRDLKSLPFTVTEGPDGFPLIHARYLGESKAFTPTQVMAMVLSNLKEIAEKNLNAAVVDCCIGIPVYFTDLQRRAVMDAATIAGLHPLRLFHETTATALAYGIYKTDLPENDTLNVAFVDVGHASMQVCIAGFKKGQLKVLAHSYDRSLGGRDFDEVLFHHFAAKFKEEYKIDVLQNARASLRLRAACEKLKKVLSANPEAPLNIECLMDEKDVRGFIKREEFEQLSIPILERVKRPLEKALAEAGLTVENIHMVEIVGSGSRVPAINKILTDFFKKDPRRTMNASECVARGCALQCAILSPTFKVREFQVNESFPFSISLSWKGSGPDAQDSGPDCKQSTIVFPKGNPIPSIKALTFYRPGTFTVEVQYDDVSELQIPAKISTYTIGPFQSTKVEKAKIKVRVRLNLHGIVSVESATLIEEEEIEIPVSKESAGEDTKMETDEAAAAEAPAPPSSTDNDVNMQDAKATTDANATAGADAAGENGVPEAGDKPVQMETDNKVEAPKKKVKKTTIPVAEVVYGALAPVDVQKAVEKEFEMALQDRVMEETKDKKNAVEAYVYDMRNKLNDKYQEFVTDSEKEAFTAKLQEVEDWLYEDGEDETKGVYIAKLDELKKQGDPVEERYREYTERGAVIDQLIYCINSYREAAMSSDPKFDHIELEEKQKVLNECVEAENWLREKQQQQDILPKYATPVLLSAEIRKKAEAVDRFCKPIMTKPRPAKPATPEAPATPPPQGGEQQPQENASASASPNQNAGDSGNNQAPPEAGEPMETDKSENTSSA
- the LOC130941682 gene encoding uncharacterized protein LOC130941682 isoform X3, which produces MNVELELNHIFHYLCKPVPNEYLQDNNDVDEEDEEQLGEGEDDDIDRRNGFRISQKDADDNDDGEGDTDGDGDGNNHDDNIDEANDDNRKIRNNFRLSQKDNNDDEEGDTDGDGNENDDNNNEGNDDNDNSHGNKIEDGLEWHPKKQKLKSLVSAYELAPRVPAPSTAATSAPKPSSGGRNSLTDWTEHETFVLLDAWGDRFLQRERKSLRSDEWHEVADEVSKVSKIDRTDTQCRNRIDTLKKKYKKEIMKFPAMGVGSSKWLYFERMNMLMSPPQQTSLSCEMQSQKHAIINSRINLNHPNGVDKTRNSPETTESTSEDGSIGARGKKRKKRRCNDGACSFRLLADSIHKFSKIYEKIENSKRQQMVELERMRMDLHKELETQKRQILERMQSKIWKLEQGDGENDDSAENGM
- the LOC130941682 gene encoding uncharacterized protein LOC130941682 isoform X1, producing the protein MDDIEDDARYPPNHYSDNHIQVYDYQELDMRGSSYSQPVPNEYLQDNNDVDEEDEEQLGEGEDDDIDRRNGFRISQKDADDNDDGEGDTDGDGDGNNHDDNIDEANDDNRKIRNNFRLSQKDNNDDEEGDTDGDGNENDDNNNEGNDDNDNSHGNKIEDGLEWHPKKQKLKSLVSAYELAPRVPAPSTAATSAPKPSSGGRNSLTDWTEHETFVLLDAWGDRFLQRERKSLRSDEWHEVADEVSKVSKIDRTDTQCRNRIDTLKKKYKKEIMKFPAMGVGSSKWLYFERMNMLMSPPQQTSLSCEMQSQKHAIINSRINLNHPNGVDKTRNSPETTESTSEDGSIGARGKKRKKRRCNDGACSFRLLADSIHKFSKIYEKIENSKRQQMVELERMRMDLHKELETQKRQILERMQSKIWKLEQGDGENDDSAENGM
- the LOC130941682 gene encoding uncharacterized protein LOC130941682 isoform X2, giving the protein MNVELELNHIFHYLCKELDMRGSSYSQPVPNEYLQDNNDVDEEDEEQLGEGEDDDIDRRNGFRISQKDADDNDDGEGDTDGDGDGNNHDDNIDEANDDNRKIRNNFRLSQKDNNDDEEGDTDGDGNENDDNNNEGNDDNDNSHGNKIEDGLEWHPKKQKLKSLVSAYELAPRVPAPSTAATSAPKPSSGGRNSLTDWTEHETFVLLDAWGDRFLQRERKSLRSDEWHEVADEVSKVSKIDRTDTQCRNRIDTLKKKYKKEIMKFPAMGVGSSKWLYFERMNMLMSPPQQTSLSCEMQSQKHAIINSRINLNHPNGVDKTRNSPETTESTSEDGSIGARGKKRKKRRCNDGACSFRLLADSIHKFSKIYEKIENSKRQQMVELERMRMDLHKELETQKRQILERMQSKIWKLEQGDGENDDSAENGM